The genomic stretch TTCAAGTATGCCAACATGACTACTCAAGTCGCACGAACCCCATACTAACACCCACCCAGACCAACCGCCAAAATTCAATTCCTTCGCAGCTTCTTCACGCGCGCACCCTCGCCCGCCACCATGTCCGCGGCTAAGACCAAGGTCCAGTCCATCATCGACGAGAATGCCGTCGCCGTCTTCTCCAAATCATACTGCCCCTACTGCCGCCAGACCAAGCAGCTGCTCACCGACAAGGGCGCAAAGTTCTACGCCATCGAGCTTGACCAAGTCGGTATGTACATGCCTCACAGAATATAAAGACGGTAGCTGACATGTCTTGAAAGATGATGGCTCAGCCATGCAGGCTGCCCTCGGTGATCTGACCGGTCAGACCTCCGTCCCCAACATCTTCATCGCTCAGAAGCACATTGGTGGAAACAGCGACCTGCAGGCCAAGAAGGGCGAGCTCCCCAATCTTCTCAAAGAAGCCGGTGCTGTATAAATGCAGACAACGTCTAGAACAAAGCTGTAGCACATAGTAATAAGATGATCTGTCCATGCACCATCACCGCACACTTGCATCCATCACACAGTCACGCCATAGTAATGCATTGATAAGCTGCCCTTGATTATCTAACAGGGGTAAACTTGATGGATCATGCTCTCAGTGAGCCCAACTACTGGCCTCCCAAGCTTTTGAATCTGTCCTTCAAACTGAGCCTGGTGCCCTTCGGCCAACGTTGCGCCGCCTTCACCGGGCTGAATTCTCCCATCTACCAATGTCATTATCCATGCGTGCCATTCATCTTATCGTGCACTACCACCGTCTAGGTCTGCATTGCGTCCGTGAAGTTTTGCGCCGCCGTTGTTGCAAAGTATCGTACGTCGACGTCGTCGTCCTGTTGAAGCTTCTCCAGGTTGGGAAGAATGCTCTTCGTGATGACGTCCGTTGCCTTTTGGCAGCCCTGGCCCGGTGTGCCTGCCTTTTCCAGTGCAATGACGGTACCCTGTTCCGGCAGCTGCTTGAGTGTGTTGATGAGCTGGCCATATGACTTTGCCACGTTGAATCGGATGTTGGGAATGTCGTCGTTGACCAGCTTGTCCATCATGGGGATGATGGATTGCTCAATCACGTCCAGGCTGAGCGCGGGTGCGAGTGTCGAGACGGCGAAGCATGTCGTCATCCGGTAGAGGTAGTTCGGGTGCTGGCCCATGGCCATCACCTTGGGAACGATGGCG from Pyrenophora tritici-repentis strain M4 chromosome 1, whole genome shotgun sequence encodes the following:
- a CDS encoding GrxC, Glutaredoxin, whose product is MSAAKTKVQSIIDENAVAVFSKSYCPYCRQTKQLLTDKGAKFYAIELDQVDDGSAMQAALGDLTGQTSVPNIFIAQKHIGGNSDLQAKKGELPNLLKEAGAV